Genomic DNA from Naumovozyma dairenensis CBS 421 chromosome 11, complete genome:
AGAAGAAGACATCTATCACGTCTACTACTGCTACTATTACTGGTGATGTCTTTACTAAGGAAGATGAATCTGACTTCGAGGATGAATCCCAagatggtgatgatgaggaaGTAGAACTTGTTCAAAAAGATGCAGAAGCCGCTACGGCTACGGCGGATGAAGTACCGATAGAGGAAGATACAAtagataaagaagaagaagaagaagataacgACGTGGAGAAGAGAACAGTGGAGGAAAAACGTAAATCTTTGAAGGAACGTCTatctaaattgaaaaacaacaagaaattaaacCATAAGACTGGTGTTGTATATCTGTCGAAAATCCCACCGTATATGAAACCTGCCAAGATGAGACAAATTCTGTCAAGGTTTGGTGAAATTGATAGATTATTCCTTAAGAAGGAAAATgatcaaaaatatacaagaagaattaaaggAGGTGGTAATAAGAAGACCATGTATGAAGAAGGTTGGGCAGAATTTATAAGGAAAAGAGACGCGAAATTATGTGCCGAGACGTTGAATGGGAATATTATTGGTGGTAAGAAGGGAACTTTTTATcatgatgatattttgaatgtGAAATATTTACCTGGTTTCAAATGGGCTGATTTGACTGAACAAATCGCTAGAGAAAATGATGTTAGACAAGCTAAATtggaattagaaatatCACAAGCTAACAAGTTGAATGCGGAATATATTAGAAATGTGGAACAATCTAAGATGTTGAATAATATCGAGAAATCTAAGAAGAGACAAGGCAAAGATATTGAATCCTCgaccaataataataataacagtaaCATTAGAGAATTCAAACAACGTAGGGTCAATACCAACAGAGCTGACGCGCCTGAATCGCATAAACAAGGGAGTGGTAATAATGGCTCTGTTTCCAAGAAAGATATTGGAAGTATTCTAAACAACCTACTGTAGATTATCATGTACTATTTAAAAGCAGAAATATGatagaatataatataaatataaatataaatataataagtGACGCAAAAAAGGCCCAAGTGCAATAAATCAAGATATGTGGTTAAATGCTACCCGCGGTCTCTATACGGATCATCGTTTGATACGACTGgttaaaagaaattgatgtACTCTGTTTCCTATTTGTTTCCAATCCTGTTTCCATTTCCTTTTCCGTGTCTGTTCAGTAAAGAATTTgagaaatgaaataaaaatgtgaagagatgagatgagatgagatgcGCTTTAGGcaaaaagtgaaaaattttattattatttattatacatGGTGAAGAATATACTGGATACTGAAAGGATGATTAAGGTGAACTTTACTACGTATCTCGTCATTATTGTATTTACTCACATCCCACAGAACAACATATAAATAAGATCCACAGATATAAATCACTATGGGTACCGGTAAGAAGGAAAAGCAAAGAAGAGTCCGTCAAAATGACACCAGGGACGGTAACCTACGAGTGAAAGGTGAAAATTTCTACAGGGATGCCAAAAAGGTTCAATTCTTAAACATGTACAAAGATGGTAAATCCATCCGTAATAAGAGGGGTGACTTGATCCGTGCAGCTCCTTTACAAGATGCAACTATCCCAGACGCTAAAGTACAACCTGACCGTCGTTGGTTTGGGAATTCTCGTGTCATTTCTCAAGATGCTTTACAACATTTTAGATCTGCTCTTGGTGAAACTTCAAAGGACACCTACCAAGTcctattgaaaagaaacaaattaCCCATGTCATTATTGGAAGAAAAGGATAGTAGTGATTCTCCTCAGGCCAAAATTTTAGAAACGGAAACTTATACTCAAGCATTTGGACCTAAAtcacaaagaaaaaaaccAAGAATCGCAGCATCAAGTTTGAATGATATCGTACAAAGTGCCGAAAATgattcaaagaaatatgaagaaaaagtgGAACTGGATACTACTTTAGGGCTTATGGCTGGTACTCTTGACGATGAAGTCAATGGATGGTCTCAAGTAGCTAAGGAACATATTTTCAGTAAGGGTCAATCCAAACGTATTTGgaatgaattatataaagtTATTGATTCATCAGATGTGGTGATTCATGTCTTAGATGCAAGAGATCCAATGGGGACTCGTCGTAAATCAGTGGAAGAATATATGACCAAAGAAACTCCACATAAACATTTGATTTATGTCTTAAATAAATGTGATTTGGTACCCACTTGGGTTGCTGCAGCTTGGGTTAAACATTTATCAAAGGAACGTCCAACTTTAGCCTTCCATGCATCTATTACCAATTCTTTCGGTAAGGGTtctttaattcaattattacGTCAATTTTCTCAATTACATAGTGATAGAAAACAAATTTCTGTTGGGTTCATTGGCTATCCAAACACGGGTAAATCCTCTATTATTAACACattaaggaaaaagaaggtTTGTCAAGTGGCTCCAATCCCAGGTGAAACTAAAGTTTGGCAATATATCActttaatgaaaagaatCTTCTTGATTGATTGTCCAGGTATTGTACCACCTTCAACAAAGGATagtgaagaagatattttatttagaGGTGTAGTTAGAGTGGAACATGTCTCGAATCCAGAACAATTTATCCCAGGTGTTTTAAAACGTTGTCAAGTTAAACATTTAGAAAGAACTTATGAAATCTCAGGTTGGAAAGATGCAACTGAGTTCATCGAGATGTTAGCAAGAAAACAAGGTAGACTGCTGAAAGGTGGTGAACCAGATGAGTCTGGTGTTTCGaaacaaattttgaatgatttcaatAGAGGTAAGATCCCATGGTTCGTTATTCCTCCAGAAAAGGaaactaaagaagaagaagacgacGACAAAAAGAAGTCTGGTGTGAAGAGAAAAGCGGAAGACACTGCTGAAGACATCAAAGAAGGCCAAGAAAAgaatcaagaagaagacgaagaacaagaacaacagtcgggaaagaaagaaatagagATAACTGAAACCAAGAGAGTGAAAACTGCATGAAATGTGAGCTCAATCGaactataaaaaaatatgttacTATTCCCCCTGAAAATACAAAACaatttttatctttttctATAGTAAAAAAACcatataatttttatatatgtaaaaGGATTTGTATACTAGTCAATCAACCAATCAATCAAGCGATCAATCAATGCAAGGATTATCACttctttatcaaagaaGCAGATTTCTGTGTCTTAAAAAACATAGTAGTCTTCCTCGCCCTAAGCTAAAATGTCAAACTAAGCTAACTTTATAAAAACTAAACATCATGAAATTTCAACTAAGAACAAAAAACGTGGAATCTAAAACACTTTGCTGGAAACAACAACGTGAGTCAAACAAGATAACCCACTCTATTTGCAAGTCATACCTGCCCTATacatatctatatatacCGCCAGAAGTAAAGATGCAATCATTAAATGCACAACCACATATGATGTTTATGGGAGACCGTTCTTTTCCAGGCGCTGGTGATCAGCAACAGGTTCAACAACAACCGGGACAAGGACAAGCTCAGGGACTTCCAcaaatgttttcttctcaACTGAATAACCAACCTCATTTAGCctcacaacaacaacagcaacaacaacagcagcatCAAACACAGTCTGGTATGACTCTacaagaattacaaaaaaagcAAGATAATTTGATGAATACCTATATggcaaaacaaaaattggaTGCATTACTGAGTCAACAATCTCATAGTCAAGGTCAAGCCCAACCATCCCAAATATTTAACAATAACACAAATGCAAACATGTTGGCCAATTCACTGACGACTTCAGCTCCACCAGGATTGAATGTCTTCCAAcctcaacaacaacaacctcagcaacaacagcagggacaacaacagcagcagccTGGTATGATGAGACCTATAGCATCTCAGCTGTTAAAGCAACAGCAGCACCAccagcaacagcaacaacaacaaccgcaaacacaacaacaactacCCCCACTAATGTTGCCGCCACCAAACCATCTTTTTATTCGTGAAGTTTGGTCTAATAACTTACATAGTGAATTCGTTATGATCagaaaattaattaaacaATACAATTACGTATCAATCAGTACCGAGTTTGTTGGAACCATGGCAAGACCTATTGGTAATTTCCGTTCAAAGACagattatcattatcaaacaATGAGATCCAATGTTGATCTTTTAAATCCAATTCAATTAGGTATTTCATTGAGTGATTCTCAAGGGAATAAACCTGATAATGGTCCCTCTACATGGCAATtcaatttccaatttaatatttctaatgAAATGATGTCTAATGAATCTATTGAACTGTTAAGAAAGTCAGGtataaattttgaaaatcaTGAGAAAAATGGGGTGGAATTAATGGAGTTTGCTCAATTAATTATTGATTCTGGTCTCTTACTGGATTCTAACGTTACATGGATTACTTATCATACAGCCTACGACCTAGGATTTTtgattaatattttaatgaatgattcaatgccaaataataaagaagattttgaaTGGTGGgtcaataaatatatgCCAAACGTTTATGATCTAAATTTGATCCATAAGataattaaagattttacTCAACAACCTCCGGGATTACCTGGCTTATTGAATCCTAATGACAACTccaataatactaataatcTTTCCGGTAATGCTGGATTGAATGCGTTGGGTGTACCACCACCTCCACCTCCTCCACCAGGCGTCAATATCACCGACTCTACggctaataataataataataataataataataataatccatCCCAGCATCATCAGTATACTTTAACATCTTTAGCCGATGAGTTAGGTATTCCAAGATTCCCAGTGTTTACGACAACAGCTGGACAAAGTTTATTAATGCTATTATCTTTTTGTCATTTAAGCAAATTATCGATGCATAGATTCCCCGACGGTACTGATTTTgtcaaatataaaaatgttATTTATGGTATCAATGGTATGATCGATAATTGATATTCATCATTCtattattgtatttttcatcataCCTGTATATTTCATTCCACAagtaatattttgaaactatatatatatatatatgtatatatacatatatatatacatacatacatacaaacatacatatataacGCTAttattgtatatatatatatataccgTCATATACACTATTCAAATTGTCTCTacatttaatatatatacagtAATTAAAGATCGATTTGACTTTATAGCTGGTGAAACGAAATTGCTCGCATAGGCAAATGTCACTGTATCTTTCGCTTGCAAAGAAAGGGAAGAGTGTCTACTGTCTTCATTGGCAAGAAAAAAGTTGGAAAATCCCTACTGTAAACTTATGAACATACATAGATTAGTTACTCTATCAAGCATATAGCAGAGCTCATCCAGGTGGACTGcatatcattatcatgCATAGGACTATGCGATCTAATCAGAAGCTCCCAGATTAAATCTCTGAACGAAGTCCGTACGGATTCCTTCTTTTTAAATCCTGCTGTTGTTGCCTACAGGTATCAAAGAGACCAGCTCTGATGAGAGCCAAAGTTATACCCACAACTATGCTATAGGAATGGCTGAGTGGTATATGATCTTCTCTATATGCTTGCTTTTAGAAATGAAATCAGCACCTTAAAGTACTAATTCAAACTCCAAACCTATGAACATATTTGGCAGAGTGTTACCATCTTCTGCAATACAGAGTGTACTCGATACAACTAATTGTCACTCACCGTCAGTTTTGAGCTCCTGAGAGTAAACCTATAGAAAATCCTAAGATCCTAAGATTTTTGTAAGGAAAGGCTAAGGGCCAGAAAGAAATGACCCACAAAAGTCATAACACTAATTGTTGCTGCTTTTCGTAATTTCTGATAGTTCAGCTAAGCATCATTCAGAAAGTATTACTTTCATAGCAAAAGTTACGTATTTTTTGTGCTTTCCAATTAAATAGCTCAACCTTTATGGAATGTAATTACGTATTCAATACTTGAAGACGATTTGTTTCTAATCCCTAATAAAACAGATATTTCTTTCCAACTTTATGCAAATGCTAACAATTCATTTTGGCATGAAAAACTGtatatcaaataaattattttggtACCATTATCAATTCCTTCTTTTATGATATGACCACTTTCAGACATGATTTGCCAATTTTTCGATGACTTGCACCGAAGATAGAAGGGTTAGAAATGGTAGCCACACTATTGTCTAAGAAGTTCAAGGCTAACTtatttgttattgttgCAATCTATCTCGGTATAAGCTTTTACGTAATCTTAGGTATAACACCGAATAAGATGGATCCCCCTCCTGACAGAATTCTATCTTTTACATTTCAGTGGTCTTCTTGTAACGAGAGATATCTTTATCAACATTTTTATCGTTTCTTTTGCcttatgaaaaataactTACTTGTGGGAGTAACGAACGATCTCAAATAAATCAGCTTCAAAAACCTGGATGGTAGAAAATAACTGATGGAGTACTTGCCTAACTAGTGACGGTATTTAcaactttattattattggaatGCTGAATCCCTCTGTCAAAATAGAAGATAGTTCAGATCATGAGCAAAACTTGGATACTTACCGTTTAATGTAGAAATCTTGCCATTGAGTTTTTTAGAACCGATAATGGACAATTTAGCACGTTCGATTCTTTAAGAAAACGGGTTTATTAGCGGTACCATATTTGCTGACTGATTGAAGGCGTTTGTATAGCTGCCTCAGCAAATGAAATCGTAATTTATTTTGGACGTATGGTTTGTGGACCAGAACTTCTTGACCAAATGACAAAAGACTTGAAACACTGGAACGAAGGTGCAATGCTCGGGCCGAGTGACGAAGTGAATCTATATACAGACTTTCCCTTATTAAATCAGAAGATAAGACATGTAGAAAGGCACACTTTGAGGTAGCAACTTAGAGTTAAGTAATGTACGACAAACGTCCATACCAGTAAAATCCAGAAGTCCCATTgttagaagatgaattcCAACTGAAGtttacaataataaaataccTTATTTACTGAAGACAGCTGAATTACACGGTATATATATCCTGGTGTCATAAGTTCGGAGCtccaaaaataaatataaattacCCTCCTCCCTTATGACCACCCATGACATTGGTGCCCACTAATATGAAacgttatatatattttcagtATTCAACGccattaaaaaaaaatatggcTCTTTTGTGAAAATATCCTTGTGAACTTTGTGTATTTGCCGCAACATGTATCTCATCGATTAACTCTTCCTTCCTGTTTCAGTCTATATCTATTCAATTTAAGACATTCAATAGTGAAGAGACCCATAAGAGTGCAAcatctat
This window encodes:
- the NOG2 gene encoding putative GTPase NOG2 (similar to Saccharomyces cerevisiae NOG2 (YNR053C); ancestral locus Anc_6.380) — translated: MGTGKKEKQRRVRQNDTRDGNLRVKGENFYRDAKKVQFLNMYKDGKSIRNKRGDLIRAAPLQDATIPDAKVQPDRRWFGNSRVISQDALQHFRSALGETSKDTYQVLLKRNKLPMSLLEEKDSSDSPQAKILETETYTQAFGPKSQRKKPRIAASSLNDIVQSAENDSKKYEEKVELDTTLGLMAGTLDDEVNGWSQVAKEHIFSKGQSKRIWNELYKVIDSSDVVIHVLDARDPMGTRRKSVEEYMTKETPHKHLIYVLNKCDLVPTWVAAAWVKHLSKERPTLAFHASITNSFGKGSLIQLLRQFSQLHSDRKQISVGFIGYPNTGKSSIINTLRKKKVCQVAPIPGETKVWQYITLMKRIFLIDCPGIVPPSTKDSEEDILFRGVVRVEHVSNPEQFIPGVLKRCQVKHLERTYEISGWKDATEFIEMLARKQGRLLKGGEPDESGVSKQILNDFNRGKIPWFVIPPEKETKEEEDDDKKKSGVKRKAEDTAEDIKEGQEKNQEEDEEQEQQSGKKEIEITETKRVKTA
- the ESF2 gene encoding RNA-binding ATPase activator ESF2 (similar to Saccharomyces cerevisiae ESF2 (YNR054C); ancestral locus Anc_6.381); amino-acid sequence: MSKEESDIDDFNSSDDEDANINHTVLISSKKKTSITSTTATITGDVFTKEDESDFEDESQDGDDEEVELVQKDAEAATATADEVPIEEDTIDKEEEEEDNDVEKRTVEEKRKSLKERLSKLKNNKKLNHKTGVVYLSKIPPYMKPAKMRQILSRFGEIDRLFLKKENDQKYTRRIKGGGNKKTMYEEGWAEFIRKRDAKLCAETLNGNIIGGKKGTFYHDDILNVKYLPGFKWADLTEQIARENDVRQAKLELEISQANKLNAEYIRNVEQSKMLNNIEKSKKRQGKDIESSTNNNNNSNIREFKQRRVNTNRADAPESHKQGSGNNGSVSKKDIGSILNNLL
- the POP2 gene encoding CCR4-NOT core DEDD family RNase subunit POP2 (similar to Saccharomyces cerevisiae POP2 (YNR052C); ancestral locus Anc_6.379) is translated as MKFQLRTKNVESKTLCWKQQRESNKITHSICKSYLPYTYLYIPPEVKMQSLNAQPHMMFMGDRSFPGAGDQQQVQQQPGQGQAQGLPQMFSSQLNNQPHLASQQQQQQQQQHQTQSGMTLQELQKKQDNLMNTYMAKQKLDALLSQQSHSQGQAQPSQIFNNNTNANMLANSLTTSAPPGLNVFQPQQQQPQQQQQGQQQQQPGMMRPIASQLLKQQQHHQQQQQQQPQTQQQLPPLMLPPPNHLFIREVWSNNLHSEFVMIRKLIKQYNYVSISTEFVGTMARPIGNFRSKTDYHYQTMRSNVDLLNPIQLGISLSDSQGNKPDNGPSTWQFNFQFNISNEMMSNESIELLRKSGINFENHEKNGVELMEFAQLIIDSGLLLDSNVTWITYHTAYDLGFLINILMNDSMPNNKEDFEWWVNKYMPNVYDLNLIHKIIKDFTQQPPGLPGLLNPNDNSNNTNNLSGNAGLNALGVPPPPPPPPGVNITDSTANNNNNNNNNNNPSQHHQYTLTSLADELGIPRFPVFTTTAGQSLLMLLSFCHLSKLSMHRFPDGTDFVKYKNVIYGINGMIDN